The genomic window ATAAAGTTACCTTGTGTGAACTGAGGAGACGCTGAACTTTAGAACTGTTGTGTTTAAGTTCATTTAGGCTTTTGTCCATTCGGGGTTCATCGTACTCCTGGAAAAATATCTATTGGACAGAAACACCtaaattattttccaacaaGCAAAWGTTATGCAATGATTTAATCAGCTGCTTCTTAAATTAGAGTTTCATGTTCAGAGTTTCTTCACATTTCtcatgtaaatatttcagctttttccagAACCAAGTTACCAGttactttcattcattttgaagtataagATACATGGAAGAGAGCGACGGAAGGKCAtcacaaagaacagaaagaaaaaaggagaaagataATCACTGGAACAAGCACAGAAGGACAAAAYAAAGAAAAGGAAGGATAGACACAGGGAAAGTATGATGTATAGAAAGAAGGTAAGAGCTAAAGAACAACCTTTATTCAAGGGATTCAAGTCTTGTAACATAATTACAACCTTTTCTACTTCTGTTTTAATAAACTCACTTCTTCCTCTACTTCAAATTCWGCTTTTCTCGTCTCTTTTTTctgttggagctgctgcaggagcttCATCACTTGGACTCTCAATGCCTTATTCTTTTGGTGAAACTTTTCCAGCTGGGTGACCTGTTATAATTCATTTTAGTATTTACAAGAACATGATTAATGAAGCAGAATAGAGATAGATATTTGAGAAAATAATGaataaggatttttaaaaaacaagtgtAATGAAAGGGAATTTTATGGTATTATTAGTAATGGTAATATTCCTGACATTTGCCACATACAGAGAAAGGTGCACAATTAGAACAAAAGTCAGTTTGCATTGCTTTTTTCCAGATCTTATGATGTGATTTTAAGAttataaatgcagaaatatgtGAATAAGTGGTGGAAATTGCTTGCTAGAAGGAACATCtgtttttgggaaaaaaaatagaagtatAAGAACACAGAAACTGCtcaaaaaatgttcttgcatGTGCAGATATTATCTGACTGAAGCCCGACTTTACCTTTGATTTGTCTTCGATGTGCTGGAGCACCTTCTCTGGCTCCCttacttccagaaaactgcctTTCATAGGTTTTAAGAAACTGCRttcaaaatcttttttggcTTTCTTGATCTCAGTTGAACGCAAGTCGGCTTCTTTTATCAAAGactggaaaacaaagcagaaccTCTGAACAAATGTCTCTCacgtatgtttgtttgtgtttgaaaaagcTTGTTGTAACCTTGTAGTTGTCCAGAATTCTCTCGTAGTTCGCTTTAAGTTTTTCCTGATCTGCCTGTGTCTCAGTTGCTTCTCTCTGTGCCACATGAAGTTTTTGCTCCAAGGTCAGCAGCTGGAGAGGCTCTGATAAGTTGTACTGAGGCCTCTGCCTCCTCTCAGCTCCCTGAGGAGANTTGCAGGACATAGAGGAAACGATGAACACTGCCCTTAACGAGCTGCGCGAGCTGGAGCGGCAGAGCTCAGCTAAACACGCCCCTGACGTTGTGTTGGACACCCTGGAGCAGCGGCAGACCGCCGGCAGCGGCRTCGGCGGCCCCACTATGGCAAGTTCAAACGAGTCCCTGAGCCCTATCCACGGCGTCATGCTGAGGTCGACGGCCAACACCGAGCCACCAATCCGCCGCAGCACCAGCTCCTCCAGCGAGGCCATGAGCACCTTCAAGCCCATGGTGGCGCCACGCATGGGGGTGCAGCTGAAACCTCCTGCTCTGAGGCCCAAACCCATGGTCATGCCTAAGTCCAATCAGGCCCCGCAGCCTCCTTCTGGAGCTGCTCAGGACCCTCTAGATAAATCCTGTACCATGTAAGCTCTGGGGRAAAAAACAGAGATGAAAAGCAAAACTCTCAGCCCATTCCTGGGAGTCTCTGTCTGAACTTCCACCTGTGTCGTCAATACACGGAAAAGAAGAGGACAAGATCCAAGAGATCTTTGTAACCTTTCCAATTAGAAGTTGTAGTTGCAATGTAGACTTGTTATCCGAGCAAATCGTTTGCGTCAGTaacatgctgttttattttaatatgcttAGGTTACCATCTACCTTACAGTATAAGGTTTTCAAAAACGAATTTGAACAACAAATCACAGSATCTTCCTTGAGAATTTAKATTTAGTTTGGTTTACAAGTGATAAAGAACTAAAGCAAGTTACTTGTAGAGAAGCCTGAAGAGAGAACTGCAGTGACCACAGCGGCTAAAACGAGAGGATCATTTCTGTCCGTACCTGGGAGTGCCCTTGGAAGACGTGAATCCCACCAACGTTCTCACAGACTTAACTGGAAATGTAACTGATTTTAACTTTCTGATGTTAAAACGGTGCTGGACAATAAACTGCTTAAAAGGTTGCCAATCGTGTGGCTCCGCAACTTATTTATTAACGGTACTCtgttaataaatgaaaagtaCTGAAACTTGTACCCTTCCTTTCGGTAGCATGTAAACCGCAGcttttgttccattttattttctgcaaggTGTATGATCAGTCGTTTTACGCGGAGGTGTAGATTACGCCTCTTATCTGGGCTCACTCAGATTGATGAAATTTTGTTGTatcaaaacaagaagaaagatgGAAGAACTGGATAAAACCACTACTTTGTTGTGAACCTGTATGCTTCGATTGCTGCGTCTATACCTAAAACTGTAATTATGCCTTTGTATATGTGTCAACCATGAGTGTGAACGATGACTTCAAACGTTTTATCACACAGTGCGGACCACATGTCATAGCCTTCTGTATGCCTTGGCTTTATCTACCCAAAGACTTGTGTATAGGTGAAAGCATGGATGTTGAACCTCCACATTCACTGATGCGTTTAGACTTAAGGCAGCATCTTTGCCCGAGTTTCTGCCGGTAGCCATGGACCTTATGACTGTTAGTGTGAAAGCCTCGTCATACAGCCGCCCTCCTCATCCTGCTTCTGTCTGTGAGGGAGGCTAACAGTTTGAGCCTTACAGTCTGTTCTGTTCAGGTGAGCATGTTacctattgtttttttgttgttgttgttgttgttgtggctACTTCTCTTGAACTGGTATTATTACTTCTGTGCGGATTTATGAGTTCAACTaaatgacatggaaaaaaataaaagactgcaCATTTCCCTGCTCCTGAACAATAATTTCAAGATAAAACAGcctcagaaatgtgtttgtgccAGCCTCTGTAATATAGAAACAATCGCTGGATCCACGACATTTGTATATCATTATACACGGATCAAAGCTGGTTTGCAAGAATAGGAAATGCTCTCTAATAGCAAGTTTAYGCCATCTTTGACTTGACTAAAAAAAACGTGTGCGAATGGATCAAAASTTAATTTCTGAAttaataatttcattatttttataaKtgtttttgttttctgtttgattttggAGGGTTAAAATCACTCTGAGCCTATGTTGTAGAAGACGTCGGCATCAGTATGAAGCCAgttgttggtgtgtgtgtgtgtttttttgggggggggtttctgGTCACAATGTAACATGATCAGCAGCAGGACTCTGTTAAGCTGTTTGTAAACTTTAAACTAGTCTGTTCTGTACATCAGTAGTATGTACTTGTGAAAAGTgcctttgaaaatgtttaagtggAACTTCAGACATTCTGTCCTGTTGCGTTTTCAACTTagatgctgcagttttcaataaaatgcagtgTAGCAAGTAGAAATGCATTAAGACTTAGTTTCCCAAATGGCTCTATGGCAGATATAATATTAACCGGCTTACACATTGTGACATTGCACTTTTATGTATATACCTGTAAATATGGCATGTAACATCACAACATCTAAAGTTCTTTcaatggaggattttttttttaataaagaaaatagtttGTCGAATCTGtggtggatttttatttatttacttttattttaaatagtttcagTGCATTTATAGGACATCACTTAGGGAGTTTTTGCACAGKTGAGACTCACCAAggcatgcaaaaataaaaggtgtTTGTCACACATGGTTTTAATTCAATAAAGATATCTGCAaagatttaacaaaacatttgttaaatgtgaTGTTACATTTAACAAAACTTGCAGGCATCACATCACCCTGCAGACATTCACTCCATCGTTTCCAGAAGCCTGAATCATTTCTTCTATCCCTTAAGAGTTATTACAGCGAAAGCTTTTatagttgtattttttaaaagtagatgACATGAATCCTCTTCAGTGAAATTGGAAAGGTGGGATGGACCACATGAGATAAACATTTGGCTTCCAATTGACAATCTNNNNNNNNNNNNNNNNNNNNNNNNNNNNNNNNNNNNNNNNNNNNNNNNNNNNNNNNNNNNNNNNNNNNNNNNNNNNNNNNNNNNNNNNNNNNNNNNNNNNNNNNNNNNNNNNNNNNNNNNNNNNNNNNNNNNNNNNNNNNNNNNNNNNNNNNNNNNNNNNNNNNNNNNNNNNNNNNNNNNNNNNNNNNNNNNNNNNNNNNNNNNNNNNNNNNNNNNNNNNNNNNNNNNNNNNNNNNNNNNNNNNNNNNNNNNNNNNNNNNNNNNNNNNNNNNNNNNNNNNNNNNNNNNNNNNNNNNNNNNNNNNNNNNNNNNNNNNNNNNNNNNNNNNNNNNNNNNNNNNNNNNNNNNNNNNNNNNNNNNNNNNNNNNNNNNNNNNNNNNNNNNNNNNNNNNNNNNNNNNNNNNNNNNNNNNNNNNNNNNNNNNNNNNNNNNNNNNNNNNNNNNNNNNNNNNNNNNNNNNNNNNNNNNNNNNNNNNNNNNNNNNNNNNNNNNNNNNNNNNNNNNNNNNNNNNNNNNNNNNNNNNNNNNNNNNNNNNNNNNNNNNNNNNNNNNNNNNNNNNNNNNNNNNNNNNNNNNNNNNNNNNNNNNNNNNNNNNNNNNNNNNNNNNNNNNNNNNNNNNNNNNNNNNNNNNNNNNNNNNNNNNNNNNNNNNNNNNNNNNNNNNNNNNNNNNNNNNNNNNNNNNNNNNNNNNNNNNNNNNNNNNNNNNNNNNNNNNNNNNNNNNNNNNNNNNNNNNNNNNNNNNNNNNNNNNNNNNNNNNNNNNNNNNNNNNNNNNNNNNNNNNNNNNNNNNNNNNNNNNNNNNNNNNNNNNNNNNNNNNNNNNNNNNNNNNNNNNNNNNNNNNNNNNNNNNNNNNNNNNNNNNNNNNNNNNNNNNNNNNNNNNNNNNNNNNNNNNNNNNNNNNNNNNNNNNNNNNNNNNNNNNNNNNNNNNNNNNNNNNNNNNNNNNNNNNNNNNNNNNNNNNNNNNNNNNNNNNNNNNNNNNNNNNNNNNNNNNNNNNNNNNNNNNNNNNNNNNNNNNNNNNNNNNNNNNNNNNNNNNNNNNNNNNNNNNNNNNNNNNNNNNNNNNNNNNNNNNNNNNNNNNNNNNNNNNNNNNNNNNNNNNNNNNNNNNNNNNNNNNNNNNNNNNNNNNNNNNNNNNNNNNNNNNNNNNNNNNNNNNNNNNNNNNNNNNNNNNNNNNNNNNNNNNNNNNNNNNNNNNNNNNNNNNNNNNNNNNNNNNNNNNNNNNNNNNNNNNNNNNNNNNNNNNNNNNNNNNNNNNNNNNNNNNNNNNNNNNNNNNNNNNNNNNNNNNNNNNNNNNNNNNNNNNNNNNNNNNNNNNNNNNNNNNNNNNNNNNNNNNNNNNNNNNNNNNNNNNNNNNNNNNNNNNNNNNNNNNNNNNNNNNNNNNNNNNNNNNNNNNNNNNNNNNNNNNNNNNNNNNNNNNNNNNNNNNNNNNNNNNNNNNNNNNNNNNNNNNNNNNNNNNNNNNNNNNNNNNNNNNNNNNNNNNNNNNNNNNNNNNNNNNNNNNNNNNNNNNNNNNNNNNNNNNNNNNNNNNNNNNNNNNNNNNNNNNNNNNNNNNNNNNNNNNNNNNNNNNNNNNNNNNNNNNNNNNNNNNNNNNNNNNNNNNNNNNNNNNNNNNNNNNNNNNNNNNNNNNNNNNNNNNNNNNNNNNNNNNNNNNNNNNNNNNNNNNNNNNNNNNNNNNNNNNNNNNNNNNNNNNNNNNNNNNNNNNNNNNNNNNNNNNNNNNNNNNNNNNNNNNNNNNNNNNNNNNNNNNNNNNNNNNNNNNNNNNNNNNNNNNNNNNNNNNNNNNNNNNNNNNNNNNNNNNNNNNNNNNNNNNNNNNNNNNNNNNNNNNNNNNNNNNNNNNNNNNNNNNNNNNNNNNNNNNNNNNNNNNNNNNNNNNNNNNNNNNNNNNNNNNNNNNNNNNNNNNNNNNNNNNNNNNNNNNNNNNNNNNNNNNNNNNNNNNNNNNNNNNNNNNNNNNNNNNNNNNNNNNNNNNNNNNNNNNNNNNNNNNNNNNNNNNNNNNNNNNNNNNNNNNNNNNNNNNNNNNNNNNNNNNNNNNNNNNNNNNNNNNNNNNNNNNNNNNNNNNNNNNNNNNNNNNNNNNNNNNNNNNNNNNNNNNNNNNNNNNNNNNNNNNNNNNNNNNNNNNNNNNNNNNNNNNNNNNNNNNNNNNNNNNNNNNNNNNNNNNNNNNNNNNNNNNNNNNNNNNNNNNNNNNNNNNNNNNNNNNNNNNNNNNNNNNNNNNNNNNNNNNNNNNNNNNNNNNNNNNNNNNNNNNNNNNNNNNNNNNNNNNNNNNNNNNNNNNNNNNNNNNNNNNNNNNNNNNNNNNNNNNNNNNNNNNNNNNNNNNNNNNNNNNNNNNNNNNNNNNNNNNNNNNNNNNNNNNNNNNNNNNNNNNNNNNNNNNNNNNNNNNNNNNNNNNNNNNNNNNNNNNNNNNNNNNNNNNNNNNNNNNNNNNNNNNNNNNNNNNNNNNNNNNNNNNNNNNNNNNNNNNNNNNNNNNNNNNNNNNNNNNNNNNNNNNNNNNNNNNNNNNNNNNNNNNNNNNNNNNNNNNNNNNNNNNNNNNNNNNNNNNNNNNNNNNNNNNNNNNNNNNNNNNNNNNNNNNNNNNNNNNNNNNNNNNNNNNNNNNNNNNNNNNNNNNNNNNNNNNNNNNNNNNNNNNNNNNNNNNNNNNNNNNNNNNNNNNNNNNNNNNNNNNNNNNNNNNNNNNNNNNNNNNNNNNNNNNNNNNNNNNNNNNNNNNNNNNNNNNNNNNNNNNNNNNNNNNNNNNNNNNNNNNNNNNNNNNNNNNNNNNNNNNNNNNNNNNNNNNNNNNNNNNNNNNNNNNNNNNNNNNNNNNNNNNNNNNNNNNNNNNNNNNNNNNNNNNNNNNNNNNNNNNNNNNNNNNNNNNNNNNNNNNNNNNNNNNNNNNNNNNNNNNNNNNNNNNNNNNNNNNNNNNNNNNNNNNNNNNNNNNNNNNNNNNNNNNNNNNNNNNNNNNNNNNNNNNNNNNNNNNNNNNNNNNNNNNNNNNNNNNNNNNNNNNNNNNNNNNNNNNNNNNNNNNNNNNNNNNNNNNNNNNNNNNNNNNNNNNNNNNNNNNNNNNNNNNNNNNNNNNNNNNNNNNNNNNNNNNNNNNNNNNNNNNNNNNNNNNNNNNNNNNNNNNNNNNNNNNNNNNNNNNNNNNNNNNNNNNNNNNNNNNNNNNNNNNNNNNNNNNNNNNNNNNNNNNNNNNNNNNNNNNNNNNNNNNNNNNNNNNNNNNNNNNNNNNNNNNNNNNNNNNNNNNNNNNNNNNNNNNNNNNNNNNNNNNNNNNNNNNNNNNNNNNNNNNNNNNNNNNNNNNNNNNNNNNNNNNNNNNNNNNNNNNNNNNNNNNNNNNNNNNNNNNNNNNNNNNNNNNNNNNNNNNNNNNNNNNNNNNNNNNNNNNNNNNNNNNNNNNNNNNNNNNNNNNNNNNNNNNNNNNNNNNNNNNNNNNNNNNNNNNNNNNNNNNNNNNNNNNNNNNNNNNNNNNNNNNNNNNNNNNNNNNNNNNNNNNNNNNNNNNNNNNNNNNNNNNNNNNNNNNNNNNNNNNNNNNNNNNNNNNNNNNNNNNNNNNNNNNNNNNNNNNNNNNNNNNNNNNNNNNNNNNNNNNNNNNNNNNNNNNNNNNNNNNNNNNNNNNNNNNNNNNNNNNNNNNNNNNNNNNNNNNNNNNNNNNNNNNNNNNNNNNNNNNNNNNNNNNNNNNNNNNNNNNNNNNNNNNNNNNNNNNNNNNNNNNNNNNNNNNNNNNNNNNNNNNNNNNNNNNNNNNNNNNNNNNNNNNNNNNNNNNNNNNNNNNNNNNNNNNNNNNNNNNNNNNNNNNNNNNNNNNNNNNNNNNNNNNNNNNNNNNNNNNNNNNNNNNNNNNNNNNNNNNNNNNNNNNNNNNNNNNNNNNNNNNNNNNNNNNNNNNNNNNNNNNNNNNNNNNNNNNNNNNNNNNNNNNNNNNNNNNNNNNNNNNNNNNNNNNNNNNNNNNNNNNNNNNNNNNNNNNNNNNNNNNNNNNNNNNNNNNNNNNNNNNNNNNNNNNNNNNNNNNNNNNNNNNNNNNNNNNNNNNNNNNNNNNNNNNNNNNNNNNNNNNNNNNNNNNNNNNNNNNNNNNNNNNNNNNNNNNNNNNNNNNNNNNNNNNNNNNNNNNNNNNNNNNNNNNNNNNNNNNNNNNNNNNNNNNNNNNNNNNNNNNNNNNNNNNNNNNNNNNNNNNNNNNNNNNNNNNNNNNNNNNNNNNNNNNNNNNNNNNNNNNNNNNNNNNNNNNNNNNNNNNNNNNNNNNNNNNNNNNNNNNNNNNNNNNNNNNNNNNNNNNNNNNNNNNNNNNNNNNNNNNNNNNNNNNNNNNNNNNNNNNNNNNNNNNNNNNNNNNNNNNNNNNNNNNNNNNNNNNNNNNNNNNNNNNNNNNNNNNNNNNNNNNNNNNNNNN from Poecilia reticulata strain Guanapo linkage group LG6, Guppy_female_1.0+MT, whole genome shotgun sequence includes these protein-coding regions:
- the LOC103466357 gene encoding coiled-coil domain-containing protein 113-like → MSCXSPQGAERRQRPQYNLSEPLQLLTLEQKLHVAQREATETQADQEKLKANYERILDNYKSLIKEADLRSTEIKKAKKDFEXSFLKPMKGSFLEVREPEKVLQHIEDKSKVTQLEKFHQKNKALRVQVMKLLQQLQQKKETRKAEFEVEEEIFFQEYDEPRMDKSLNELKHNSSKVQRLLSSHKEKLQSLTLESTELSSDITRRKEMLAKLENEIKRAKKESLKEEGLNQFLCKELTDYHVPDITEYFFAKEKHKKMLQSLHHWKRHVGIAEGTPRWKFRQRLPGMG
- the LOC108166366 gene encoding SLIT-ROBO Rho GTPase-activating protein 1-like: MNTALNELRELERQSSAKHAPDVVLDTLEQRQTAGSGXGGPTMASSNESLSPIHGVMLRSTANTEPPIRRSTSSSSEAMSTFKPMVAPRMGVQLKPPALRPKPMVMPKSNQAPQPPSGAAQDPLDKSCTM